From the genome of Lotus japonicus ecotype B-129 chromosome 6, LjGifu_v1.2, one region includes:
- the LOC130724758 gene encoding uncharacterized protein LOC130724758, whose protein sequence is MNFTNAELLKARPAVAGSSNPGAQPTAIAVTKGKNAAATAAIASSKSPTDGTSQLPAAEASAAAATEPVTVTAPDSAAAGTTTAAASKSTTIGATTTTADQSSTAGINAATAGAFTNASAGEKEREKEIENPKSPPRQVTPPSPPPTNDGRSMSPPPRQEERSSPDAATTFEAAQIEQAPGNRGGSSSHFNMLPNAIEPSEFLLTGLNRDVIEKEVLSRGINETKEETLACLLRAGCIFAHAFDNFNSAAAEAERLKAESAQHQEAAAAWEKRFDKLVAQAGKEKVHADKLIGAAGNMIGELEGHLKLMKEEADDLDASLQACKKQKDQVEKDLAAKGEALAAKESELETLGAEPD, encoded by the exons atgaacttcaccaatGCCGAGCTCCTGAAAGCCC GGCCTGCAGTTGCCGGCTCCTCCAACCCCGGCGCTCAACCCACCGCTATCGCTGTGACCAAAGGCAAGAATGCTGCCGCCACTGCTGCCATTGCAAGCTCCAAGTCTCCGACTGACGGGACGAGCCAACTCCCTGCCGCCGAAGCTTCCGCCGCCGCGGCCACTGAGCCTGTCACTGTCACAGCCCCCGATTCTGCTGCCGCTGGTACAACCACCGCTGCCGCCTCTAAGTCCACCACTATAGGCGCCACTACCACAACTGCTGACCAGTCATCAACTGCTGGCATAAACGCCGCAACCGCCGGCGCGTTCACCAACGCTTCCGCcggggagaaagaaagagaaaaagaaatagaaaaccCAAAGTCTCCCCCGCGCCAAGTcacacctcctagcccgcctccCACGAACGATGGGCGTTCCATGTCTCCCCCGCCTCGTCAAGAAGAAAGATCCTCTCCCGATGCCGCCACTACTTTCGAGGCAGCCCagattgagcaagctcctggCAACAGAGGTGGTTCTTCTAGCCACTTCAATATGCTACCCAATGCTATTGAGCCCTCAGAGTTCTTGCTCaccggcctcaaccgtgacgtcatagaaaaagaagtgttGAGCCGAGGCATTAACGAGACCAAGGAGGAAACCCTTGCTTGTCTTCTACGTGCTGGGTGCATCttcgcccacgcgtttgacaaCTTCAACTCCGCAGCTGCTGAAGCTGAACGGTTGAAGGCTGAGAGTGctcagcaccaagaagccgctgctgcttgggaaaagcgcttcGACAAATTGGTGGCGCAGGCGGGAAAGGAAAAAGTTCatgccgacaagttgattggcgcAGCGGGAAACATGATCGGCGAGCTGGAAGGCCATCTGAAGCTGATGAAGGAGGAGGCGGACGACCTTGATGCAAGCCTCCAAGCTtgcaaaaaacaaaaagatcaAGTAGAGAAGGACCTGGCTGCCAAAGGCGAGGCGCTGGCTgccaaggagtcagagcttgaaACATTGGGCGCTGAACCGGA ttaa